Part of the Gemmatimonadota bacterium genome is shown below.
TTGTATGCAGTATGAAAACGGAAGGTCAAGAAAAAACGGCTGACAAAAGCGCGTGATGTCAGATCGCCGGCGCACTGTCGGCGCATCACCATAAAGCCGCCGGCGCACCGCCGGCACCTAACCAGCGTATCGCCAGCGTGGGCCCGCACATTGGCTTCGCATCGCTGTCGCACCGCCGGACAGATCGGTTGACAATCGAGGCGTACGGGGTACTAATGATGTAAGACTGAAAGCGGGCGGGAGCGAAGGACGCGCAAGTCCCAATTCAAAAGAGGATTGGAGGCAAGACCTACCCATGTATTCATGTATCAACGGCGCGACGACCATGCCCTATACGCTCGAGCAGGATCTGGCAGCCGCGGCGAAAGCAGGGTTCGATGCCGTGGAGATCTGGTCCAGGAAACTGGACGCGTATCTGCGGGACCACGATGCCGTCGACCTCATGGCGCTCCTGGATGGCTACGGGTTGCGTGCGGCCTCGCTGTGTCCTTACGGACTGGTCGGGTTCTCCGATAACAGGAAAGAACTGGAAACCATCGAACACGCGGCGGCGGTTGCCGCGGAGATCGGTTGCCCTGTCCTCCTGGTCTGTGCCGACGCGCCTCCGGAAGGCATGGGTAGAGAGGCAGCGTACGACATCATGGCCGCCACGGCCCGCGCATACGCCGAGCGCGCCGCTGCCCACGGCGTCAAGGTCGCCATCGAACCCCTCGGGCGACATCCCTTCATCCCGGGACCCCGTGAGGCCCTGGCGGTGATCGAACGGGCCGGGCACGACAACCTGGGTTTGATGATGGACTTCTTCCACTACTACAAGTCGGGCGTTCCCCTCGAGGACATACGGGCTATCCCCACCGAACTACTGCTGATCGTCCACGTCGACGACTGCGAGGATCTCCCGCCTGAAGCGTTGACCGACCAGCATCGTGTCTACATGGGCGACGGCGTGCTGCCCCTGAAGGACATGCTGGGCGTGCTGCGGGAGAAGGGCTACTCGGGCGCCCTGTCCGTCGAGATCTTCCGGGAGGAATACTGGGCGAAGGACCCGGTGGACATATCCGTCGCGGCGAAAGCGGCCTACGACCGCATGATGGTCCTCTGATTCCAGCACTTCGCTTTACCCGATATACCGCGATTCGAGATAGTCACCCGCCGCCGGGCCGACAACGAGCCGCCTACCGATTGGCGCTATTCCGCTTCCGGCTTACTGTACCGCAGGTTCAGGGTTTTGGGATGGGCGGCGCGCGCCTCGTCGAGGCGGCCGACCGGCGTGGTGTGTGGGGCGCCTCGGACAAGCTCCGGGTCGTTTTCCGCTTCTTCGGCGATTGCCGTCATGGCGTCGATGAACTGGTCGATGGATTCCTTGCTCTCGGTTTCCGTGGGTTCGACCATGGCCGCCTCGGGCACGATGAGCGGGAAGTAGATCGTCGGTGCGTAGAAACCGTAGTCGAGCAGGCGCTTGGCGATATCGAGCATCCTGACGCCGTGCTCGCGGAACCGGGTGCCGGAGGCCACGAACTCGTGCTGGCAGGGCACCTCGGCGGGAATGGGGGTCT
Proteins encoded:
- a CDS encoding sugar phosphate isomerase/epimerase, producing the protein MYSCINGATTMPYTLEQDLAAAAKAGFDAVEIWSRKLDAYLRDHDAVDLMALLDGYGLRAASLCPYGLVGFSDNRKELETIEHAAAVAAEIGCPVLLVCADAPPEGMGREAAYDIMAATARAYAERAAAHGVKVAIEPLGRHPFIPGPREALAVIERAGHDNLGLMMDFFHYYKSGVPLEDIRAIPTELLLIVHVDDCEDLPPEALTDQHRVYMGDGVLPLKDMLGVLREKGYSGALSVEIFREEYWAKDPVDISVAAKAAYDRMMVL